Proteins found in one Candidatus Methylomirabilota bacterium genomic segment:
- a CDS encoding GspH/FimT family pseudopilin, translating into MKKRWSEAGMTLVELAVILVILSILAVALYPSLGNVLKVTASKGAAEEVAGAVRLARQYAITRGSNHCIAFSGSPNTTFTIKTASTDSACDGGAIQPAQAIGHGLAVVSPTNLSIIFNGVGNVRNFAPGNPTVTLTVDTTPSTCANNVLVTLYGGVRVSQGTC; encoded by the coding sequence ATGAAGAAGAGATGGAGCGAGGCGGGAATGACCCTCGTCGAGCTTGCCGTCATCCTGGTGATCCTGTCGATCCTGGCGGTCGCGCTGTATCCCAGCCTGGGGAACGTGCTCAAGGTCACGGCGTCCAAGGGCGCGGCCGAAGAGGTCGCCGGGGCGGTCCGCCTGGCCCGGCAGTATGCGATCACGCGGGGCTCGAACCACTGCATCGCGTTCTCGGGGTCGCCGAACACCACGTTCACGATCAAGACGGCCTCCACCGACAGCGCGTGCGACGGGGGTGCGATCCAGCCCGCGCAGGCGATCGGTCACGGCCTGGCGGTCGTCTCGCCCACCAACCTGTCGATCATCTTCAACGGGGTGGGCAACGTGAGGAACTTCGCCCCCGGGAACCCGACCGTGACCCTGACCGTCGACACGACCCCGTCGACCTGCGCGAACAACGTCCTGGTCACGCTGTACGGTGGTGTTCGCGTGAGCCAGGGCACCTGCTGA
- a CDS encoding pilus assembly PilX N-terminal domain-containing protein, protein MGAVVRNEQGSVLIMAVIAMLIMGVLSVSFALLADVETRIGVNYKQQGQAEALAEAGLEVARDTIRDAATVAGGFTRWMDGTLASHGLATNVGLGAGAYSAWIDNDCSPLVPTAIQQAGCPTDTDDNEAAVITATATAGTAKAIVRAVVGVDNPWKHVCSNAKPDNNGYCNEPGNRNGNPSITPADPNDPNGPAAYNDLPRPTLGCSRIDPTMHGTTAVTCPPGYITSYTAGTYTAPAGGTATHMVLMGEDANVVGTAKYCYNSEVPGPVGPGKYWGYFDCALQTPCDPAVDTCPNGPKKGCVMANDPRPALLPAWYETVGVNGCSINATGMVFNWYGTAGRAAGGGVNEKSPTFDGQYGTCAVAVSGATRDCAPTGVVDNTNGRNYYILNRLNDGSDQGRASIQKTGGTPAPPAPNAGQDFTFVYGTMVVEGDGGTVPASLDNCPSSNNDLELGNKGVMTAALRNTTEQGRLNPFGVLTAVQKEVYVYGYPTVIVIFDPREIFAAPPRPTVSPYNPQFVCANMASSNSFVNGMVYSGGHVQFNPILINGTLVAFEIQTQGSTGSGVGYNNRFGNATPPPGFPFGAGNQVVIIRKSFIVCSNYQDQSGGRTACQ, encoded by the coding sequence ATGGGTGCCGTCGTGAGGAACGAACAGGGGTCGGTCCTGATCATGGCCGTGATCGCCATGCTGATCATGGGCGTGCTCAGCGTCTCGTTCGCGCTGCTGGCGGACGTGGAGACGCGGATCGGCGTCAACTACAAGCAGCAGGGGCAGGCCGAGGCCCTGGCCGAGGCCGGGCTCGAGGTCGCGCGGGACACGATCCGGGACGCCGCCACCGTGGCGGGCGGATTCACCCGGTGGATGGACGGGACGCTGGCGAGCCACGGCCTGGCCACGAACGTGGGGCTGGGGGCGGGCGCCTACTCGGCCTGGATCGACAACGACTGCTCGCCGCTGGTCCCGACCGCCATCCAGCAGGCGGGGTGCCCCACCGACACCGACGACAACGAGGCCGCCGTCATCACGGCCACGGCCACCGCCGGGACCGCCAAGGCCATCGTCCGGGCGGTCGTCGGCGTGGACAACCCGTGGAAGCACGTCTGCTCGAACGCCAAGCCCGACAACAACGGGTACTGCAACGAGCCCGGAAACCGGAACGGGAACCCGAGCATCACCCCGGCCGATCCGAACGACCCGAACGGTCCGGCCGCCTACAACGACCTGCCGCGGCCGACGCTGGGCTGCTCGCGGATCGATCCGACCATGCACGGGACGACGGCCGTCACCTGTCCCCCGGGTTACATCACCAGCTACACTGCCGGTACTTATACGGCGCCCGCCGGCGGGACGGCGACCCACATGGTCCTGATGGGCGAGGACGCCAACGTGGTCGGCACCGCGAAATACTGCTACAACAGCGAGGTTCCGGGCCCGGTCGGGCCCGGCAAGTACTGGGGCTACTTCGACTGCGCGCTCCAGACGCCCTGTGACCCCGCCGTCGACACCTGCCCCAACGGCCCCAAGAAGGGCTGCGTGATGGCCAACGACCCTCGGCCGGCCCTCCTGCCGGCCTGGTACGAGACGGTCGGGGTCAACGGCTGCTCGATCAACGCGACCGGGATGGTCTTCAACTGGTACGGGACGGCCGGGCGCGCCGCGGGGGGCGGGGTGAACGAGAAGAGCCCGACCTTCGACGGCCAGTACGGGACCTGCGCGGTCGCCGTGTCGGGGGCGACCCGGGACTGCGCGCCGACCGGCGTCGTGGACAATACCAACGGCCGGAACTACTACATCCTCAACCGCCTCAACGACGGGAGCGACCAGGGCCGCGCGAGCATCCAGAAGACCGGCGGGACTCCCGCCCCACCGGCCCCGAACGCCGGGCAGGACTTCACCTTCGTCTACGGCACCATGGTCGTCGAGGGCGACGGCGGCACGGTGCCGGCCTCGCTCGACAACTGCCCCTCGAGCAACAACGACCTCGAGCTGGGCAACAAGGGGGTCATGACCGCGGCCCTGCGGAACACGACCGAGCAGGGCCGTCTGAATCCCTTCGGGGTGCTGACCGCCGTCCAGAAAGAGGTCTACGTCTACGGCTACCCCACGGTGATCGTCATCTTCGACCCGCGGGAAATATTCGCGGCGCCGCCGCGCCCGACGGTCTCGCCGTACAACCCCCAGTTCGTCTGCGCCAACATGGCCAGCAGCAACAGCTTCGTCAACGGCATGGTCTACTCGGGCGGCCACGTCCAGTTCAACCCGATCCTGATCAACGGCACCCTCGTGGCCTTCGAGATCCAGACCCAGGGCAGCACCGGCTCGGGGGTCGGCTACAACAACCGCTTCGGCAACGCGACGCCCCCCCCCGGCTTCCCGTTCGGCGCCGGGAACCAGGTCGTGATCATCCGGAAGTCCTTCATCGTGTGCTCGAACTATCAGGACCAGAGCGGGGGCCGGACCGCCTGCCAGTAG
- a CDS encoding GGDEF domain-containing protein — protein MADPSAAVQNPGPASAPRSAASDTRRALLLAVGLCVALLLAVVSYLVLPYPALIAAVFLLGALLLGALYRSFSLARPPEPAGPLSQPAAATASPGDVGPELEAMIAAARTDEVDTLMREFTRILGVLQQQASQVQDYAGRFEAMNEELRNANLRLRELSLTDELTEVGNRRNFDVRMREEINRSTRFGHAFSLLLLDIDLFKKFNDEYGHPQGNVVLRGLGSLMRSMSREGDVPCRIGGEEFAFILPETVKPDATLFAERMRRGVEATIKTPEGEHSVTVSIGLAAFPEDGKSPEDLERAADEALYESKHAGRNRVTAYHRK, from the coding sequence ATGGCAGACCCCTCGGCGGCCGTCCAGAACCCGGGGCCGGCGTCGGCCCCCCGCTCGGCCGCAAGCGACACCCGGCGGGCGCTTTTGCTCGCCGTGGGTCTCTGCGTGGCGTTGCTGCTGGCCGTGGTGAGCTACCTGGTGCTGCCCTATCCGGCGCTGATCGCGGCCGTCTTCCTCCTGGGCGCCCTGCTCCTCGGCGCGCTATACCGCTCGTTTTCCCTGGCCCGGCCGCCCGAGCCCGCGGGTCCTCTCTCGCAGCCGGCAGCGGCGACCGCCAGCCCGGGCGACGTCGGCCCGGAGCTCGAGGCCATGATCGCGGCGGCCCGCACGGACGAGGTCGATACGTTGATGCGGGAGTTCACCCGCATCCTCGGCGTCCTCCAGCAGCAGGCCTCGCAGGTCCAGGACTATGCGGGGCGCTTCGAGGCCATGAACGAGGAGCTCCGGAACGCGAACCTCCGGCTGCGCGAGCTCTCGCTGACCGACGAGCTGACCGAGGTGGGAAACCGGCGGAACTTCGACGTGCGCATGCGGGAAGAGATCAACCGGTCGACCCGGTTCGGCCACGCCTTCAGCCTCCTGCTCCTCGACATCGACCTCTTCAAGAAGTTCAACGACGAGTACGGGCATCCCCAGGGCAACGTGGTGCTGCGCGGGCTGGGGTCGCTCATGCGGTCGATGTCGCGGGAGGGCGATGTGCCGTGCCGGATCGGCGGCGAGGAGTTCGCGTTCATCCTGCCCGAGACGGTCAAGCCCGACGCGACGCTGTTCGCCGAGCGCATGCGCCGCGGCGTCGAGGCCACCATCAAGACGCCGGAGGGCGAGCACTCGGTGACGGTGAGCATCGGGCTGGCGGCCTTCCCCGAGGACGGCAAGTCCCCCGAGGACCTCGAGCGGGCGGCCGACGAGGCGCTCTACGAATCCAAGCACGCGGGGCGAAACCGGGTCACCGCGTATCACCGTAAGTGA
- a CDS encoding prepilin-type N-terminal cleavage/methylation domain-containing protein, whose protein sequence is MRHHVGSPLRDQRGVTLTELAVTLALFGMIMVGVLGTWQKTQEAYFVGSDAAEVQQNTRAAIDFMVRELRATGRDVTVCAFDYEGPGTLDCTATKVDACRNAPKNLGAGGYTANGCQSIFAIPFADATATTIRVRSDRNDNGTIAGTANSGGTDLGEENVLYQRETGGNCPTGVAACITRDDGTGPVAMVAIDITGLTFTYYPRSGFPSSASDTTCLDVTILCNVPFPLPFSADATHTAQEKADNIGRIHIQVVAQTTIAGQLVNRSLETDVVLKNRF, encoded by the coding sequence ATGCGCCACCACGTCGGATCTCCGCTCCGCGACCAGCGCGGCGTCACGCTGACCGAGCTGGCGGTCACCCTCGCGCTGTTCGGCATGATCATGGTGGGCGTCCTCGGGACCTGGCAGAAGACCCAGGAGGCCTACTTCGTCGGCTCGGACGCCGCCGAGGTCCAGCAGAACACGCGGGCCGCCATCGACTTCATGGTCCGCGAGCTGCGGGCGACCGGCCGCGACGTCACCGTCTGCGCGTTCGACTACGAGGGCCCCGGCACCCTCGACTGCACGGCCACCAAGGTCGACGCGTGCCGCAACGCGCCCAAGAACCTGGGGGCCGGGGGGTACACGGCCAACGGCTGCCAGAGCATCTTCGCGATCCCGTTCGCGGACGCCACGGCGACGACCATCCGGGTCCGCTCCGACCGGAACGACAACGGAACCATCGCCGGCACGGCCAACTCGGGCGGGACGGACCTCGGCGAGGAGAACGTCCTCTACCAGCGGGAGACGGGGGGGAACTGCCCGACCGGCGTCGCCGCCTGCATCACCCGGGACGACGGGACGGGGCCGGTGGCGATGGTCGCGATCGACATCACCGGGCTCACCTTCACCTACTACCCGCGGTCGGGCTTTCCGTCGAGTGCCTCGGACACGACGTGCCTCGACGTCACGATCCTGTGCAACGTGCCCTTCCCGCTGCCGTTCTCGGCCGACGCCACCCACACGGCGCAGGAGAAGGCGGACAACATCGGCCGGATCCACATCCAGGTCGTGGCCCAGACCACGATCGCCGGCCAGCTGGTCAACCGATCGCTCGAGACGGACGTCGTGCTCAAGAACCGTTTCTAA
- a CDS encoding prepilin-type N-terminal cleavage/methylation domain-containing protein, translating to MTRNERGVTLLELLVAMMLLMVALLGLAASFPLAMFGVTTGGYQTTATLLAQAAVEQAKATPYAGLNGMAGVSTGAPPCSSGDYYVVTGYSGFKRCIKVQVGAPTATSTTVTVVVRFTGGQGLNDTTLATIFAQ from the coding sequence ATGACACGGAACGAGCGGGGCGTCACCCTCCTCGAGCTTCTGGTCGCGATGATGCTGCTCATGGTCGCCCTCCTGGGCCTGGCCGCGTCCTTCCCCCTGGCGATGTTCGGCGTCACGACGGGAGGCTACCAGACGACGGCGACCCTCCTGGCCCAGGCGGCGGTCGAGCAGGCCAAGGCCACCCCCTACGCCGGGCTCAATGGGATGGCGGGCGTGAGCACGGGCGCCCCGCCGTGCTCGAGCGGCGACTACTACGTGGTCACCGGCTACTCGGGCTTCAAGCGGTGCATCAAGGTGCAGGTCGGGGCCCCCACGGCCACCAGCACCACGGTGACCGTCGTGGTGCGCTTCACCGGGGGCCAGGGGCTCAACGACACCACCCTGGCCACCATCTTCGCGCAGTAA